The Spirosoma foliorum genome has a window encoding:
- a CDS encoding outer membrane protein assembly factor BamD, with amino-acid sequence MQQRHLGKILLGIGVVFLLGSCSPFSKLQKSGSDDAKYKGAIAYYKKGDWYRAGLLFEELIPVLKGSNESEMAQFYYAYTQYQQGQYLLSSTLFKKFYETFARSDYAQEAMYMYAYSLYRDTPSFNLDQSNTLTATSALQDFINAYPDSKYRDDATKQILDLRGKLERKAYEKAKLYYKTSGFNIASYKSSVIAINNFQKEFPDSEYNEELAYLKVDAEFSLAQNSLENKQKERYQEAISYHQAFIDKYPNSKYLKQAEKMFETSQKEIDRLDKAEQAREKEKEKLKNLPAKVTAAN; translated from the coding sequence ATGCAACAACGTCATTTGGGTAAGATTCTGCTGGGAATTGGGGTAGTATTTTTACTGGGTTCGTGTAGCCCATTCTCAAAATTGCAGAAAAGTGGTAGCGATGATGCTAAGTACAAAGGAGCTATTGCTTATTATAAAAAAGGAGACTGGTACCGCGCTGGACTCCTGTTTGAAGAATTAATTCCTGTACTGAAAGGCAGTAATGAGTCGGAAATGGCTCAATTTTATTATGCGTATACACAGTATCAGCAAGGACAGTATTTGTTAAGCTCAACATTGTTCAAGAAGTTCTATGAAACCTTCGCCCGGTCAGATTATGCCCAGGAAGCCATGTATATGTACGCCTATTCGCTCTATCGCGATACGCCTTCCTTTAATCTGGATCAGTCGAATACCCTGACGGCAACATCAGCTTTACAGGATTTTATCAATGCCTACCCTGACAGTAAGTACCGGGATGACGCTACGAAGCAGATTCTGGATTTACGGGGTAAGCTGGAACGAAAAGCTTACGAAAAAGCCAAGCTTTATTATAAAACCAGCGGCTTTAACATCGCTTCCTATAAATCGTCGGTCATTGCTATTAACAACTTTCAGAAAGAATTCCCCGATTCTGAATACAATGAGGAATTGGCGTATCTGAAAGTGGATGCAGAATTTAGCCTGGCTCAAAATAGTTTGGAAAACAAGCAAAAGGAACGTTATCAGGAAGCGATTAGTTATCACCAGGCATTCATTGATAAGTATCCGAATAGTAAGTACCTGAAACAAGCCGAAAAAATGTTCGAGACCAGCCAGAAGGAAATCGATCGGTTGGATAAAGCAGAACAGGCACGTGAAAAGGAAAAAGAAAAGCTTAAGAATCTTCCGGCAAAAGTGACAGCCGCAAATTAA
- a CDS encoding DNA-directed RNA polymerase subunit omega: MATNQSIITRNNDKIAAQTGNLYESVSIISKRARQIATKNKEELSNKLSEFVSAVDNLEEVFENREQIEISKFYERMPKPTSIATDEFLEGKVYWRSNEEAQQ; this comes from the coding sequence ATGGCCACAAATCAATCCATCATTACCCGAAATAACGATAAGATTGCCGCTCAAACGGGCAACTTATACGAATCGGTTTCGATCATCTCTAAACGTGCCCGGCAGATTGCCACCAAAAATAAAGAAGAGTTAAGCAACAAACTTTCCGAGTTTGTTTCGGCAGTTGACAACCTCGAAGAGGTTTTCGAAAACCGCGAACAAATTGAAATCTCGAAATTCTACGAGCGCATGCCGAAGCCAACTTCGATTGCTACGGATGAATTTCTGGAAGGAAAAGTTTACTGGCGTTCTAACGAAGAAGCTCAGCAATAA
- the coaBC gene encoding bifunctional phosphopantothenoylcysteine decarboxylase/phosphopantothenate--cysteine ligase CoaBC gives MSIAGKHILVGVTGSISAYKSALLVRLLVKAGAEVQVVMTEAAQAFITPLTLATLSKRPALSTFVSSESGQSGNGSWNNHVELGLWADAIVIAPASANTLARCATGLCNNLLAAVYLSTRCPVFFAPAMDVDMYRHPTTVENLRRLESFGNHIIQAEHGELASGLIGEGRLAEPETIVQLLHEFFEKKDSPQEIGNLAGKRVLITAGPTQEPIDPVRYISNHSTGKMGYAIASAFAMAGAIVTLVSGPTTLSIAHPGIQRIQVRSAQEMFEAALLAFGEADIVVLSAAVADYTPAHPADRKIKKKETFFSLELTKTTDIAATLGTQKQPNQLMMGFALETDNEYENAIKKLHAKNLDWIVLNSLRDAGAGFGHDTNKITVIDKEGQTHEFALKSKDDVAQDLVNLVVQKLNPLQSPT, from the coding sequence ATGTCAATAGCGGGGAAACATATCCTTGTTGGTGTAACAGGCAGTATTTCAGCCTACAAATCGGCCCTGTTAGTTCGCCTGCTTGTTAAGGCAGGAGCCGAAGTTCAGGTTGTCATGACCGAAGCCGCTCAGGCTTTTATTACTCCATTGACTCTCGCTACCTTATCAAAGCGGCCAGCTCTGTCAACCTTCGTATCTTCCGAATCGGGGCAATCAGGCAATGGTAGCTGGAACAATCATGTAGAGTTGGGTTTGTGGGCAGATGCGATTGTTATCGCTCCTGCTTCGGCAAATACACTGGCTCGTTGCGCAACAGGTTTATGCAATAACCTATTGGCAGCGGTTTATTTGTCTACTCGATGCCCGGTATTTTTCGCGCCCGCTATGGATGTCGATATGTATCGTCATCCAACAACAGTCGAAAACCTGCGTCGACTCGAATCATTTGGCAATCACATTATCCAGGCTGAACACGGCGAATTGGCCAGTGGCCTAATTGGAGAAGGCCGACTCGCCGAGCCCGAAACGATTGTACAATTGCTCCACGAGTTTTTTGAGAAAAAAGACAGCCCTCAAGAAATAGGTAATTTGGCGGGGAAACGTGTTTTAATCACAGCGGGACCTACCCAAGAGCCCATCGATCCCGTCCGCTACATTAGCAATCATTCGACCGGAAAAATGGGGTATGCCATTGCCAGTGCTTTTGCGATGGCCGGAGCCATCGTCACGTTAGTTAGTGGCCCTACTACCCTATCAATCGCTCATCCAGGCATCCAGCGGATTCAGGTTCGATCAGCTCAGGAGATGTTTGAAGCTGCACTACTAGCTTTCGGTGAAGCCGACATCGTTGTACTAAGTGCGGCTGTTGCCGATTATACACCAGCTCACCCCGCCGATCGGAAAATCAAGAAAAAAGAAACCTTCTTTTCCCTCGAACTCACTAAAACCACCGACATTGCTGCCACGCTCGGAACCCAGAAACAACCCAATCAATTGATGATGGGATTCGCTCTGGAGACAGATAATGAGTATGAAAACGCAATAAAGAAACTTCATGCAAAGAATCTGGACTGGATTGTGCTAAATTCATTACGCGATGCTGGTGCTGGTTTTGGACACGATACGAATAAAATCACCGTTATTGACAAAGAGGGACAAACACACGAATTTGCGCTAAAATCGAAAGATGATGTGGCACAGGATTTGGTGAACTTAGTTGTCCAAAAGCTCAACCCGTTGCAAAGCCCTACCTAA
- the porD gene encoding type IX secretion system protein PorD — MRTVHTLFLLLFLSAFAQAQELNCQVTVNSDQLFAQQKTDFAYVSQLKGIITEFMNNRRWSNEQFAVNERINCSMNINLVKSLSQGVFEATAQIVVTRPVYGTNYETTIFSYVDRAFNFVYLPTTPVYFRENQFSDDLTSLLAYYANVILAVDYDTFSKEGGSQFIQKAYSITNLAQQGSSNGAWQAGGDRRNRYWLIENLQNQQLIPFRDGMYTYHRLGLDMFAGNPVQVRKQILDLLATIRTIGLQMPNSVLLNSFFDAKSQELYNILFEGTPTERQKAFDLLSYLDPAKTENYRKLIQ, encoded by the coding sequence ATGCGAACGGTACATACTCTATTTTTGCTACTCTTTTTGTCTGCCTTTGCTCAGGCACAAGAGTTGAACTGTCAGGTGACAGTTAACTCTGACCAGTTGTTTGCCCAGCAGAAAACAGATTTTGCCTACGTAAGCCAGTTGAAGGGCATCATTACGGAGTTTATGAACAACCGGCGCTGGAGCAACGAACAGTTTGCCGTTAACGAGCGTATTAACTGCTCCATGAACATCAACCTGGTGAAATCATTGTCGCAGGGAGTATTCGAAGCCACGGCCCAAATTGTTGTTACTCGCCCGGTTTATGGTACCAACTACGAAACGACCATTTTTAGCTACGTAGACCGGGCCTTCAACTTTGTTTACCTACCAACAACGCCGGTCTACTTTCGGGAAAATCAATTCTCAGACGACCTGACTTCGTTACTGGCTTACTATGCTAATGTCATTTTGGCCGTTGATTATGACACATTTAGCAAAGAAGGCGGGAGTCAGTTTATACAAAAAGCTTATAGCATTACGAATCTGGCTCAGCAGGGATCATCCAATGGGGCCTGGCAAGCCGGGGGTGACCGACGTAACCGGTATTGGCTCATCGAGAATCTGCAGAATCAGCAATTAATTCCTTTTCGCGATGGCATGTACACCTACCACCGCTTGGGATTAGATATGTTTGCAGGCAACCCCGTACAGGTACGAAAACAGATCCTTGATTTACTGGCTACGATTCGTACCATTGGCCTTCAGATGCCCAATTCGGTACTGCTTAATTCGTTTTTTGACGCTAAGTCGCAGGAACTCTATAATATTCTATTCGAAGGCACCCCTACCGAGCGTCAGAAAGCCTTCGATTTACTTTCGTATCTGGACCCGGCCAAGACAGAAAATTACCGAAAATTAATTCAGTGA
- the recN gene encoding DNA repair protein RecN — protein sequence MLSHLLIKNYALIDELELMPDRELNIITGETGAGKSIMLGAIGLLLGNRADTRALYNPEQKCVIEGTFGVTGYAIERIFDEEELDYSNTCIVRREISVSGKSRAFVNDTPVNLETLRRVTSQMMDIHSQHDSVLLGSNEYQLEIIDTYAQNDNLLRSYRTDYQTYRTKKAAYDQLQSEAASMRKEFDYNNFLYEELVKAQLQPDEQESLEQELTILENAEEIKERLQLAYEYLDNTEQSVIDFLKGAVSNLAYISKLSDQYEQLQQRAQSSLIELRDLADEISTEQDQVEVDDVRAETIRERLNLLYQLQTKHQVKDVQALIALRNELAQKVSKVLNLDDALGEAKAQASAAYAQLQISAEALSASRQAVLSPIEQEIGTLLYDLGMPNASLKIQAETSKPTLAGVDTISFLFSANKGMKPQQLKNVASGGEFSRLMMAIKYILASKRSLPTIIFDEIDTGVSGEIAIKMGNMMHDMSHSHQIIAITHLHQIAGQGTAHYFVYKDHSSDKTVSRIKKLTLDERINEIAQMIGGKNPSASVLKNAREILKKRATVK from the coding sequence TTGTTATCGCATTTACTAATAAAAAACTATGCACTGATTGACGAACTCGAACTCATGCCCGACCGTGAGTTGAATATTATCACGGGCGAAACAGGAGCTGGAAAGTCAATCATGTTAGGGGCTATTGGGTTGCTGTTAGGTAACCGGGCAGATACCCGCGCTTTATATAATCCTGAACAGAAATGTGTTATTGAAGGTACATTTGGTGTAACTGGTTACGCCATCGAACGTATTTTCGATGAAGAAGAATTAGACTATTCCAATACCTGCATTGTTCGTCGGGAAATTAGTGTGAGTGGTAAATCGCGGGCGTTTGTCAATGACACACCGGTCAATCTGGAAACCCTTCGTCGGGTAACAAGCCAGATGATGGACATTCACTCTCAACACGATTCTGTTCTGCTTGGGTCTAATGAGTATCAATTGGAAATTATTGATACGTACGCCCAGAACGACAATTTATTACGCAGCTATCGTACTGATTATCAAACTTATCGAACGAAGAAGGCTGCTTATGATCAGTTGCAATCGGAAGCCGCGTCGATGCGAAAAGAGTTTGATTACAATAACTTTCTGTACGAAGAATTAGTCAAAGCACAACTGCAACCCGATGAGCAGGAATCGCTCGAACAAGAGTTGACAATTCTGGAGAATGCGGAGGAAATAAAGGAACGTCTGCAACTCGCCTACGAATACCTCGACAATACCGAACAATCCGTCATTGACTTTTTAAAGGGTGCGGTTAGTAATCTGGCCTACATCAGTAAGCTTTCGGATCAGTATGAACAATTGCAGCAACGGGCGCAAAGCAGTCTGATTGAGTTACGTGATTTAGCCGATGAAATCAGCACGGAGCAAGATCAGGTAGAAGTGGACGATGTTCGTGCGGAAACTATTCGCGAACGCCTGAATTTACTGTACCAACTCCAGACCAAGCATCAGGTTAAAGATGTGCAAGCCTTGATTGCTTTACGGAACGAATTGGCCCAGAAAGTGAGCAAAGTGCTGAACCTGGACGATGCCCTTGGCGAAGCCAAAGCACAAGCCTCAGCCGCATACGCTCAATTGCAAATCTCTGCCGAAGCCTTGTCGGCTTCCCGGCAAGCTGTGCTCTCCCCTATCGAGCAGGAAATTGGCACCTTGTTGTATGACTTGGGCATGCCAAACGCATCGCTAAAGATTCAGGCTGAAACAAGTAAACCAACCCTCGCGGGAGTCGATACGATATCGTTTTTGTTCAGTGCCAATAAGGGAATGAAACCTCAGCAACTGAAAAATGTGGCTTCTGGTGGTGAATTTTCGCGATTGATGATGGCGATTAAATATATTCTGGCTAGTAAACGATCACTACCGACTATTATTTTCGATGAGATTGATACGGGAGTATCGGGCGAAATTGCCATTAAAATGGGCAACATGATGCACGATATGTCGCACAGTCACCAGATTATTGCCATTACTCATCTCCATCAGATAGCCGGACAAGGCACTGCGCATTATTTCGTTTACAAAGATCACTCGTCCGACAAAACGGTTAGCCGAATTAAAAAACTAACGTTGGACGAACGCATCAACGAAATCGCCCAAATGATTGGTGGTAAAAATCCGTCGGCGAGCGTCCTCAAAAATGCTCGTGAAATCCTGAAAAAACGCGCAACAGTAAAGTAA
- a CDS encoding viral A-type inclusion protein produces the protein MNKTTQTLAILVALSGAFWSCNSGEEAVKKAENEVFAIHDEIMPKVMGDLVKLKKQLNQRGTSLDSLKANGSAAATVRVDEEKAQVTRLNQDLLVADSLMNNWMAQYNGDTLAKLSSDEALNYLAAQKDQITDVKKKVNTSIEQAKQFLEKK, from the coding sequence ATGAACAAAACTACACAGACACTTGCCATCTTAGTTGCCCTTAGCGGTGCTTTCTGGTCCTGTAATTCGGGAGAAGAGGCCGTTAAAAAGGCAGAAAACGAGGTATTTGCCATTCATGATGAGATTATGCCTAAAGTAATGGGCGATCTCGTCAAATTGAAGAAACAATTGAATCAGCGTGGCACATCGCTCGATAGCCTGAAGGCCAATGGCTCAGCCGCAGCCACCGTACGAGTCGATGAGGAAAAAGCACAAGTGACTCGACTGAACCAGGATCTGCTCGTTGCTGATAGCCTTATGAACAATTGGATGGCTCAATACAATGGCGATACACTCGCAAAACTCTCTTCCGACGAAGCGCTGAATTATCTGGCCGCACAAAAAGATCAAATTACGGATGTCAAGAAAAAAGTTAATACCAGCATTGAACAAGCCAAGCAGTTTTTGGAGAAAAAATAG